The Sandaracinus amylolyticus genomic interval GGCGGAACCGGCACGACCGGTGGAACCGGCGGAACCGGCGGAACCGGTGGAACCGGCACGACCGCTGGAACCGGTGGAACCGGCGGCAGCGGCGGCGGCTTCTAATCGCGCGACGGCGCACGACGAGCGCGGGGTCGGCGAGCGCGCCGCCCCGCGCTCGTTCGCACTCCCGATCACCGCGGGCTCCCCACGCCGCGGATGCTTGCGGACGCACTCTTCCGTTTGGTAGAGGGCCACGCCATGACTTCTCCGTGCTTTCTGGGGCGCAGCATGGCGATCGTCGTGATCGGCATCTTCGCGTGGAGCTGCGAGGGCGCTGCCACCACCGAGGTCGACGCCGCGCTCGATCCATCCGACGCCGGCTCGCAGCCATCGATCGACGCCGCTCGACCGCCGCCCTTCGTGCACCCGACCGGCATGACCGCGGGCTGCGGCACCACGACGGACGCGCAGGGCGTCGTCGACCGCACGCTCACGGTGCGGGGCGTCGAGCGTCGTTATCGCCTCGTCGTCCCCGAGGGCTACGACGCGAGCGTGCCGCACGCGCTCGTGTTCGCGTTCCACGGCCTCGGCGACAGCGCCGAGAACTTCCAGGCCGCGCTGCGCTTCGAGGAGCTCGCGGGTGGCGAGGCGATCCTCGTCTATCCGCACGGCGTGCACCCGACGCTCGGCGCGAACGGGTGGGATCTCTCCGCAGACGGCGCGGACGTCGAGCTCTTCGACACGATCCGCGCACAGCTCGAGGGCGAGCTCTGCATCGATCGCGCGCGCGAGCACGCGCTCGGCTTCAGCTACGGCGCGTTCATGACGAGCTCGCTCGGCTGTCATCGCGGTGACGTGATCCGCGCGATCGGTCCGATGTCCGGTGGACCGCCGCGCGGCGGGCGCTGCGCCGGTCAGGTCGCGGCGTTCATCGTGCACGGCGCGGCCGACGATCTCGTCGACTACGACCTGCTCGGCGTGCGCACGCGCGAGTACTGGCGCGGCCGCGACGGATGCAGCGAGACCGGCGCGACCGACGCGAACGGATGCGTCGCGTTCGAGGGCTGCGACGAGGGTTATCCGGTCGTGTTCTGCACGCACCCGGGCGCGCACACGGTGCCGTCGTGGGCACCGGGCGCGATCTGGTCCTTCTTCGAAACGCTCGGTGATTGAGGAGAATTTCTGAGGAGAGCAGGAGGAGAAGGAAGGCCACGACCACGTCGACGCGATGTGCGTGGGGCGCCCTCCCTCCTGCTCTTCTCAGCGGACGATCGCGCCGGCGTCGACGGTCGCGCTCTTCGACGCGAGCCACGAGTTCGCCTTCGTGATCGCGGGACGCCACTCGCTCTCGCGATCGCGCGCCTCGAGCTCGAGCAGCGCGATCACCACCGCCGTCGTCGCGATCGCGTCGCCGTGCGCGCGGATCGCGTCCTCGAGCTTCGCGACGCGCGCCGAGCCGAGCCACGCGTCGAGGACCTTCGAGCGCACGAAGCTGCCGTCGGCCTTCTGGGTCATCAGCAGCTCGAACACGCGATCCGCGCTTCCGGTCGCGTGCTCCTCGGCCTCCATGAAGTCCATCGTCGCGCCTTCGTCCTCGGCGCCGCGACCGAACAGCACATCACTCACGCGACCGAGGAATCCGCCCTTCTTCTTGGCGCTTTCGGCGCGCGGGGGCGCGCCTCCGCTCGCGCTCGCGCGCGGGCTCGGCGGAAGCCCCGCCGGCGCGGCCATGACCATCGGCGGCGGGAGCGCGCCCGTCCTCGTCGCGTGCACGGGCATGCCCGCAGCTGCGACGACGCTGCTCGGCAGACCACCCCACCCGCTCGTCAGCGCGACCGGGATGCGGCGCAGCTGCGCGGGCTCGCTCACCCGCGCATCGGGCGCGCGCTCCTCGACCGCCACGTAGCTCGTCGCGCTCGACATCAGCCCGTAGCGCACGCCGAGGTCGACGATCTCGCGCCGCTTGCGATCCTCGCTCTCCTCGCGGCGCTGCGCAGAGCCGCGCCGCTGCACCGTTCCGTCCTCGAGCTCGCGGATGCGCTCGCGCGCCCAGAGCACCGGGATCGGCCCGCCCGCGCCCGCACGCTCGAGGTCGATCGTCGTCGTCCATCGATGCGTCCCCGCGACCAGCGCGATCTCGCCGCCGCCGCCGCCCTCGATGCGCGCGAGGACCGTGAGCGCATCCCCCGCGAACACCGGCGGCGTGCGCGCCGGCGCCTGCTCGACGCGCAGCGCGCCCCACTCGACGCGAACGTCGTCGAGCGACGGAGTGCGCACCCGCGCGAACGTCCGCATCACCTTCGGCTCGATGCGCTCGCCCGGCGCGATCATCTCCGCCGCCCCGCGCGACGCACGCGCCACCCCGCGCACCAGGTGCTCGCTCGCGCCCGCGCCGATGCCGAACGCGAACACCCGCGTGCTCGCTGCGTGCTCCTTCGCGAGCGCGATCACCTCGGCCTCGTTCGAGACCTGACCGTCGGTGAGCAGCAGCACGCGCCGCGCGAGCCCGGGCACCGCGGGGCGCGCGAGGATCGCGCGCAGCGGCGCGAGGATCTCGGTGCCTCCGAGGTTCGCGTCGATCGTCGCGATGCGCTTGGTCGCCTCCTCGAGCGAGCGATCGTCGAACGCGCGCGACGTGCCCCAGAACGCCTCGTGGCTCGATCCGAAGCGCACCACGTCGAAGCGATCGCGCGCACCGAGCGCGCGCACGCAGAGCTGCAGCGCGCGCTTGGCCTGCGTGATGGAGCCGCCGCCCATCGAGCCCGAGCAGTCGAGCAGGAAGATCACCTCGTGCCCTTCGTCGGTCGCCTGCAGCTCGGGCAAGAACGTGATCATCGCGACGCGACGACCGTCCTCCTCGCGCGCCACCATCGCGATCGGCTTCGCGCGCTCGCGCGGCGTGACCAGCACGATCACGTCGCGATCGAGCGCGACGTCGTCCTGCGCGAGCTCGATGCGCGCGCCGCCGTCGCGCAGCTGAGTGCGGATCGGATGGCTCGGCGACTCCACGCCCGCGAGCGGCGCACCGAGCTCGACGTCGAGCGCGAGCGCGAGCCCGTAGGGCACGCTGGGCCAGCGCTCCGGGCTCACGCGCTCACCGTCGGGCTGGCCGATCTCGGGCGTGCTCGGCGCGGGCACGTAGCGCGGCGACACCGTCGTCGGGATCGACACCCGCAGGGCGTCGCCCTCGCGGCGCGCGATCACGACGTAGCGGATCTGCAGCTCGACCGTCTCGCCCGGGCGCAGGTTCCCGACGGACGCGGTGAACACGTCGGGCCGCTCCTGATCGAGCAGGAACGCGCCGTGCCCTTCCATCATCGCGTCGTCGTAGGTCGCGAACGCCTTCTCGCGCTCCTCGACGCGGCCGCGCACGATGGTGTCGCCGATCTTCGCGGCGAACCCGCAGACCGCGGCGCCCTCTTCGATCGGGAAGACGTAGACCGCCTCGAGCGGCACGTCCTCCGCGTTGCGATAGCGCTGCGTCACCAGCACCTCGAGGCATGCGCCGCGCAACGTCGCGTCGACGCGCACGCCCTCGAGCGGAACCGCCGCACCGTTCGCGATCAGCCCCACGTTCGGTCGCTCGGTGATCATCGCTCGTCCCCCTTCCCCAGCACGCGATCGATCGCGGCCGTCAGCTTGCGGACCTGCTCCTCGTCGAGCCGACGGCCGCGCACCATCAGCTCGACGTCCGGCCCGAGCACGACGCGCGTCCACGTGCTCTGCACCGGAGTGTCACATTGTTCCTCGCGCGCGATCGGCCCATCGAGGCGCACCGAGATGTCGGCGAGCGCGACGCCCTCTTCCTGGAGCTCGCGGATGCGCACGAGCCGCGCGAGGTGCGCCTCGGTGTAGTGCTTGCCGCGGCCGACGCCGGTGGGCGCTTCCAGCAACCCGCGCTGCACGTAGTAGCGCACGGTCCGGCGCGACACCCCCGCGCGATCCGCGAGCTCGTCGATGCCGTAGATCGCCTCGTCGTCGAGCACGAGCGCGAAGATGACACGGGATAGTGTCGCATTCAAGTGTCGCATTTGTCTGGGTCGGGATCGAGGTCCGGAGCGGCATCAGGATCCGCGTCGGCCCCGGCGGCCGCATCGGCGTCGGCGTCGGCGTCCGCATCGGCGTCGGCGTCCGCATCGGCGTCGGCGTCGGCATCAGCGTCGGCGTCGGCGTCGGCATCAGCGTCGGTGTCGGTGTCGGCGTCGGCGTCCGCGTCGGCGTCGGCGTCCGCATCAGCGTCGGCGTCGGCGTCCGCGTCAGCGTCGGCGTCCGCATCGGCGTCGGCGTCGGCGTCCGCATCAGCGTCTACGTCGACATCAGGGTCTGCGTCGGCATCGGCGTCTGCGTCGCCGCAGCGTCTGCGTCTGCGTCGCCATCAGCGTCTGCGTCTACGTCTGCTTCGGCATCCGCGTCGGCGTCAGTATCCACATCCGCGTGGCCTCCACCGGCGTCGACGCTCACGACGACCCACGCGGCGCGGCCGAGCTCGCGCCCGGCCGCGGCGCGCATTGCTCATCGCGCCAGTTTCCACAGCGCGGCGCAGATCCCGTCGAGGCGCTTCATCAGCTCGACGTCGAGCGCATCGACGTACCCGAACGCCTCCGCGACGCGCAGCGCGACGTCGACCTCGCGCGCACAACCGAGCGCGATCCGAACCGCATTCGCCCGTTGCCGTCGTACGCGCCCGTGCCTTCGGCCGCGTTCAGCGCGACCGACGCCATCGCGCGTCGCAGCCGATCTGCGAGGGAGCGATCGTGCTTCGCGACCAGCTTCGCGATCCGACCGACATCGCGGCAGCATCCGATCGCGTTCTCCGTGAGCTTCAGCGTCGTGTCCTCCGTTGCGCCCCACTCGGGGCACCCGCCCCACGCCGCCGGCGCGCGCAGACCGGGTCGACGACGCGAAGCGCCCGCGCGGAGCCGCACGGAGCGAAGCGGAGGAGGCGAGCACGGGTGACCGCGAAGCGGTCATCGTCGACGCGGTCGAGCACGCCGGCATGCTCGAGAAGCC includes:
- a CDS encoding alpha/beta hydrolase family esterase, which gives rise to MTSPCFLGRSMAIVVIGIFAWSCEGAATTEVDAALDPSDAGSQPSIDAARPPPFVHPTGMTAGCGTTTDAQGVVDRTLTVRGVERRYRLVVPEGYDASVPHALVFAFHGLGDSAENFQAALRFEELAGGEAILVYPHGVHPTLGANGWDLSADGADVELFDTIRAQLEGELCIDRAREHALGFSYGAFMTSSLGCHRGDVIRAIGPMSGGPPRGGRCAGQVAAFIVHGAADDLVDYDLLGVRTREYWRGRDGCSETGATDANGCVAFEGCDEGYPVVFCTHPGAHTVPSWAPGAIWSFFETLGD
- a CDS encoding VIT domain-containing protein, with translation MITERPNVGLIANGAAVPLEGVRVDATLRGACLEVLVTQRYRNAEDVPLEAVYVFPIEEGAAVCGFAAKIGDTIVRGRVEEREKAFATYDDAMMEGHGAFLLDQERPDVFTASVGNLRPGETVELQIRYVVIARREGDALRVSIPTTVSPRYVPAPSTPEIGQPDGERVSPERWPSVPYGLALALDVELGAPLAGVESPSHPIRTQLRDGGARIELAQDDVALDRDVIVLVTPRERAKPIAMVAREEDGRRVAMITFLPELQATDEGHEVIFLLDCSGSMGGGSITQAKRALQLCVRALGARDRFDVVRFGSSHEAFWGTSRAFDDRSLEEATKRIATIDANLGGTEILAPLRAILARPAVPGLARRVLLLTDGQVSNEAEVIALAKEHAASTRVFAFGIGAGASEHLVRGVARASRGAAEMIAPGERIEPKVMRTFARVRTPSLDDVRVEWGALRVEQAPARTPPVFAGDALTVLARIEGGGGGEIALVAGTHRWTTTIDLERAGAGGPIPVLWARERIRELEDGTVQRRGSAQRREESEDRKRREIVDLGVRYGLMSSATSYVAVEERAPDARVSEPAQLRRIPVALTSGWGGLPSSVVAAAGMPVHATRTGALPPPMVMAAPAGLPPSPRASASGGAPPRAESAKKKGGFLGRVSDVLFGRGAEDEGATMDFMEAEEHATGSADRVFELLMTQKADGSFVRSKVLDAWLGSARVAKLEDAIRAHGDAIATTAVVIALLELEARDRESEWRPAITKANSWLASKSATVDAGAIVR
- a CDS encoding MerR family transcriptional regulator, whose product is MRHLNATLSRVIFALVLDDEAIYGIDELADRAGVSRRTVRYYVQRGLLEAPTGVGRGKHYTEAHLARLVRIRELQEEGVALADISVRLDGPIAREEQCDTPVQSTWTRVVLGPDVELMVRGRRLDEEQVRKLTAAIDRVLGKGDER